A portion of the Paenibacillus hamazuiensis genome contains these proteins:
- a CDS encoding glycoside hydrolase family 88 protein, translating to MAFQSQRFASLDELWNKLEQKTDRMIDQMGGKSPHVAKADGVYDDNPTDAWTSGFWPGILWLMYEMTGKERYKEAAWDWDRKLEENFVRPSNFHHDVGFQFLPTAIVKYRLTGDADAKRIGLEAANFLAGRFNLAGRFIRAWNNVKGAWHEGNDGWAIIDCMMNLPLLMWASGELGDPRFKHIAVAHADTALANFVRDDGSTRHICCFDPETGEFLHALGGQGFAPDSAWSRGNAWALYGFSAMYRLSGQQRYLDAAKRVAHFFIASVEDDFVPLWDFRVDNRSGAPRDSSAAAIAASGLIDISKYVPAGQSGLYLQAAERMIASLTDRYATWDTPEHEAILLHGTGHLPRGANIDVSLIYGDYYYVEAVSKLKGWNCHMF from the coding sequence ATGGCGTTTCAATCGCAGCGTTTTGCAAGTCTGGACGAGCTCTGGAACAAGCTGGAGCAAAAAACGGACCGCATGATCGATCAAATGGGCGGCAAAAGCCCGCATGTCGCCAAAGCGGACGGGGTATATGACGATAACCCGACCGATGCGTGGACGTCCGGTTTTTGGCCCGGCATTTTATGGCTGATGTACGAGATGACCGGGAAAGAGCGCTACAAGGAGGCCGCGTGGGACTGGGACCGCAAGCTGGAGGAAAACTTCGTAAGGCCGTCCAACTTTCATCACGACGTTGGCTTCCAATTTCTCCCTACAGCAATCGTCAAATACAGGCTGACCGGGGATGCGGATGCGAAAAGAATCGGCCTTGAGGCGGCCAATTTCCTCGCGGGGCGATTTAATTTGGCCGGCCGGTTCATCCGCGCATGGAACAACGTCAAGGGTGCCTGGCATGAAGGGAACGACGGCTGGGCGATCATCGACTGCATGATGAACCTGCCGCTCCTCATGTGGGCCTCCGGCGAGCTGGGAGATCCGCGGTTCAAGCATATTGCGGTCGCACATGCCGATACGGCGCTGGCGAACTTTGTCCGCGACGACGGTTCGACCCGGCACATCTGCTGCTTCGATCCGGAAACCGGGGAGTTTTTGCACGCCCTCGGCGGACAAGGATTCGCACCGGATTCGGCCTGGAGCCGCGGCAACGCTTGGGCGCTGTACGGCTTCTCCGCGATGTACCGCCTGAGCGGACAACAGCGTTATTTGGACGCGGCGAAACGCGTCGCCCACTTCTTTATCGCGAGCGTGGAGGACGACTTCGTCCCGCTGTGGGACTTCCGCGTCGACAACCGCAGCGGGGCGCCCCGCGACAGCTCGGCGGCGGCGATCGCGGCATCCGGCCTGATCGATATTTCCAAATACGTCCCGGCCGGGCAATCCGGTCTCTATTTGCAGGCCGCCGAGCGCATGATCGCGTCGCTGACCGACCGCTACGCCACCTGGGATACTCCGGAGCATGAGGCGATTTTGCTGCACGGCACCGGCCATTTGCCGCGCGGCGCCAATATCGACGTATCGCTGATTTACGGCGATTACTACTACGTGGAAGCGGTCTCCAAGCTGAAAGGCTGGAATTGCCATATGTTTTAA
- a CDS encoding glucose 1-dehydrogenase, with protein sequence MILDLFKLDGRTAAVTGASRGIGRAIAIALAEAGADIALLQRSPEQTELQEEIRGLGRKCVIVPCDMENSMQVKAAVPAAIAHFGKLDILVNCAGIQRRSPAVDFPEADWDDVIQVNLKSVWLLCQEAGRHMVERKQGKIINVASLLSYQGGITVPAYAAAKGGVAQLTKALANEWAQHNVNVNAIVPGYIATDMNTALMQDPVRSQQILVRIPAGRWGTPDDFKGCAVYLASAASNYVHGSLFGIDGGWMGR encoded by the coding sequence ATGATTCTGGATTTATTTAAACTGGACGGCAGAACGGCCGCCGTCACCGGAGCGTCCCGGGGCATCGGCCGGGCGATAGCGATTGCTTTGGCCGAGGCGGGGGCGGACATAGCGCTGCTCCAGCGCTCGCCGGAGCAGACGGAATTGCAGGAGGAGATTCGCGGGCTCGGCCGAAAGTGCGTGATCGTCCCCTGCGATATGGAAAACAGCATGCAGGTGAAGGCCGCAGTCCCGGCGGCGATCGCTCATTTCGGCAAGCTCGACATTCTCGTCAACTGCGCAGGGATTCAAAGAAGATCGCCGGCGGTCGATTTCCCTGAAGCGGATTGGGACGATGTGATTCAGGTCAACCTGAAGAGCGTCTGGCTTCTGTGCCAGGAAGCCGGAAGGCACATGGTGGAGCGCAAACAAGGCAAGATCATCAACGTCGCGTCGCTGCTTTCCTATCAAGGCGGCATTACGGTTCCCGCTTATGCCGCAGCCAAAGGCGGAGTCGCGCAGCTGACGAAAGCGCTTGCGAACGAATGGGCGCAGCACAATGTGAACGTCAATGCGATCGTGCCCGGATACATCGCGACCGATATGAATACGGCGCTGATGCAGGATCCGGTGCGCAGCCAGCAAATATTGGTCCGCATTCCGGCGGGACGCTGGGGGACGCCGGACGATTTCAAAGGATGCGCGGTATACTTGGCGTCCGCCGCTTCCAATTACGTGCATGGCTCATTATTCGGCATCGACGGCGGCTGGATGGGCAGATAA
- a CDS encoding zinc-dependent alcohol dehydrogenase, translating to MRAGLFLEVGRVLPGELDKPVPGEGEALIKISYAGICGTDMMIYAGKHPRAKAPLALGHEFCGMIEQVNGQGGFAAGDRVVVEPTLSCGTCDACRAGQNHVCRTLKLIGIDKHGGFAEYVTAPLHRLHRVPEELSDELAALTEPLACAVHTVRRSRVKVGDTVAVLGAGPIGLLVGLVAKLAGAQRIIISDISPYRLSVAKQLGFTALNAKETNVVESVKALTEGKGADVVFEVAGTPATAKQMVEIAKIQGEIFVVSVFKEPPAVDLANMHYREISLTTSRCYSGGDFSAAMQMMAANMLDLSPLISHRIGLHDIAEGFELMKNTEQSLKILIRP from the coding sequence ATGAGAGCGGGATTGTTTCTGGAAGTAGGACGCGTTCTGCCGGGGGAGCTGGATAAGCCGGTTCCCGGGGAAGGTGAGGCGCTGATTAAAATCTCTTATGCCGGCATATGCGGCACCGACATGATGATTTATGCCGGCAAGCATCCGCGTGCCAAAGCTCCGCTTGCGCTCGGGCATGAGTTTTGCGGCATGATCGAGCAGGTGAACGGGCAGGGCGGCTTCGCTGCAGGAGACCGGGTCGTCGTCGAGCCGACATTGAGCTGTGGAACGTGCGATGCCTGCAGGGCCGGGCAAAACCACGTATGCCGGACGCTGAAGCTGATCGGCATCGACAAGCATGGCGGTTTTGCCGAATACGTGACGGCTCCTCTGCACAGGCTGCACCGGGTGCCGGAAGAGCTTTCGGATGAGCTTGCCGCGCTCACCGAACCGCTTGCATGCGCGGTACATACGGTACGGCGCTCCCGCGTGAAAGTCGGGGATACCGTGGCGGTTTTGGGAGCGGGCCCGATCGGGCTGCTCGTCGGCTTGGTTGCAAAGCTGGCGGGGGCGCAGCGCATTATCATCTCCGACATCAGCCCATATCGGCTTTCCGTCGCAAAGCAGTTGGGCTTCACGGCATTAAACGCCAAGGAAACGAACGTCGTCGAATCTGTAAAAGCGCTTACCGAAGGCAAGGGAGCGGATGTGGTGTTCGAGGTGGCGGGCACTCCCGCGACAGCCAAACAAATGGTGGAGATCGCCAAAATCCAGGGGGAAATTTTTGTCGTCAGCGTGTTCAAAGAACCTCCCGCAGTCGATTTGGCGAATATGCATTACAGGGAAATTTCGCTGACGACAAGCCGCTGCTACAGCGGCGGGGATTTTTCGGCCGCGATGCAGATGATGGCGGCGAACATGCTCGATCTTTCCCCGCTCATATCCCATCGGATCGGCTTGCACGACATCGCCGAAGGGTTCGAGCTGATGAAAAATACGGAACAGTCGCTGAAAATATTGATTCGTCCGTAG
- a CDS encoding GntR family transcriptional regulator codes for MAVQIPEKWLQGSSLGEKISFELRLRIISGATAAGTVLSENALAAEFGTSRSPIRDALKMLAGEGLIRMERMGAVVLGLTPADMEELYDVRFLFEDFALQRLAQQNDEGKIGELRRIIDRMEMAAKHDDPVQFAYHDLEFHETIIIGARHTRILYMWNNIRNVVLTALLVATESRFSRKEEIQPLIDRHKLLVDALVTGDTATIRKIVQEHFNDTKRTVDESLFASEK; via the coding sequence ATGGCCGTGCAAATTCCCGAAAAATGGCTGCAGGGCAGCTCGCTGGGGGAAAAAATATCGTTCGAGCTTCGCCTGCGCATTATTAGCGGTGCGACCGCGGCAGGGACCGTGCTGTCGGAAAACGCGCTGGCCGCGGAGTTCGGGACGAGCCGTTCGCCGATCCGCGACGCACTCAAGATGCTCGCCGGGGAAGGATTGATCCGGATGGAACGCATGGGAGCCGTCGTGCTTGGGCTGACCCCTGCGGACATGGAGGAACTGTACGATGTACGGTTTCTTTTTGAGGATTTCGCGCTGCAGCGGCTGGCGCAGCAAAACGACGAAGGGAAGATCGGCGAGCTGCGCCGGATCATCGACCGGATGGAGATGGCTGCAAAGCACGACGACCCGGTGCAGTTCGCATATCACGATCTCGAGTTTCACGAAACGATTATTATCGGCGCGCGGCATACGAGAATTTTATATATGTGGAACAATATCCGGAATGTCGTGCTTACGGCGCTGCTGGTCGCCACGGAGAGCCGGTTTTCCCGGAAGGAAGAAATACAGCCGCTTATCGACCGGCATAAGCTGCTTGTCGATGCGCTGGTGACCGGAGATACGGCGACGATCCGAAAAATCGTACAGGAGCATTTCAACGATACGAAACGTACAGTGGATGAAAGTTTGTTTGCGTCTGAAAAATAG